One Dictyoglomus sp. DNA window includes the following coding sequences:
- a CDS encoding AAA family ATPase, translating to MKLTLEDFATITHNIQEEINKIIVGYQEIITYVVIALLCGGHVLLEGVPGLGKTLMVKTLSEVLDLKFSRIQFTPDLMPADITGTNIIITDEKEQKQFKFQEGPIFTNILLADEINRATPKTQSALLEAMQEGNVTSGGRVYPLPKPFFVLATQNPIEMEGTYPLPEAQMDRFFFKLELSYPRREELLEIIDRTTNIEMPRVNKVANDIIIEELKKMVRMVPISHVVKDYAIRIVLATQPESEISPQIVKKYVKYGSSPRGAQAIILGAKALALWEGRSNVSFKDIKKVVIPALRHRIILSFEGEAEGITVEKILREILEEIPEIER from the coding sequence TTGAAATTAACTTTAGAGGATTTTGCAACTATTACTCACAATATTCAAGAAGAAATAAATAAAATTATTGTTGGATATCAAGAAATAATAACTTATGTAGTAATTGCTTTACTTTGTGGAGGACATGTTCTTTTAGAAGGAGTTCCAGGCTTAGGAAAAACATTAATGGTAAAAACTTTAAGTGAAGTCTTAGATTTAAAATTTTCAAGAATACAATTTACACCCGACTTAATGCCTGCAGATATTACAGGTACTAATATTATAATTACTGATGAAAAGGAACAAAAACAATTCAAATTTCAAGAGGGTCCTATATTCACAAATATTTTATTAGCTGATGAGATAAATAGAGCAACTCCCAAAACTCAATCTGCACTATTAGAAGCAATGCAAGAAGGAAATGTAACAAGTGGTGGAAGAGTATATCCATTACCGAAACCCTTTTTTGTATTAGCAACTCAAAACCCTATTGAAATGGAAGGAACCTATCCTCTACCTGAGGCTCAGATGGATAGATTCTTTTTTAAATTAGAACTTAGTTATCCTAGAAGAGAAGAGCTTTTAGAAATTATAGATAGAACCACCAACATAGAAATGCCACGGGTAAATAAGGTCGCTAATGATATTATAATTGAAGAACTAAAAAAAATGGTTAGAATGGTTCCCATCTCTCATGTGGTCAAAGACTACGCTATAAGGATTGTTCTTGCAACTCAACCTGAAAGTGAAATATCTCCTCAAATAGTTAAAAAATATGTGAAATATGGCTCTAGTCCACGTGGAGCTCAAGCAATAATATTAGGGGCAAAAGCTTTAGCTTTATGGGAAGGAAGGAGTAATGTAAGTTTTAAAGATATTAAAAAAGTTGTAATTCCTGCCTTAAGGCATAGAATTATATTAAGCTTTGAGGGGGAGGCGGAGGGTATTACAGTAGAAAAGATTTTAAGAGAAATTTTGGAAGAAATTCCTGAAATAGAAAGATGA